A genomic window from Montipora capricornis isolate CH-2021 chromosome 8, ASM3666992v2, whole genome shotgun sequence includes:
- the LOC138060727 gene encoding melatonin receptor type 1C-like translates to MTDELSSRSLFLTVVEVFSILTLNVFSLTGNTLVCIAVFKNVRLRSVTNLYIVALAVSDLLSAIFVMPFVCGVLVASKWVFGDVVCGFHAFFSLFVIYVSPVTMGMTAVNRYVRMCKPGEIYRRWFTKRKSIAFLTCVWIVVACYVAVPLFAGFQRHHFIPGYAQCSLEHHSYAGKMIHYCIVLVLFFLTPLITTVFCYRKVSKVIHQHNENTSTNIQQGVNNGISRHEIKISKSLFAVVFAFMICWAPLWIIVILRRFFLVDKMPRNVELLCMFLLSFSNAINPFVYAGMNSAFRREFRELLLCKRRGKHRRGVPEQQRIR, encoded by the coding sequence ATGACCGATGAACTGAGTTCTCGCAGTCTCTTTTTAACCGTTGTGGAGGTTTTCTCGATATTAACGTTAAACGTTTTTTCGCTAACAGGAAACACGTTAGTCTGCATCGCAGTTTTCAAGAACGTTCGACTTCGGTCAGTTACTAACTTGTACATCGTTGCTCTAGCAGTGAGCGATCTGTTGTCCGCCATTTTCGTAATGCCTTTCGTTTGTGGTGTGCTTGTAGCAAGTAAATGGGTTTTCGGTGACGTGGTTTGCGGATTTCACGCTTTCTTCAGCTTGTTTGTAATATACGTTTCCCCCGTAACGATGGGCATGACGGCCGTGAATCGGTATGTGAGAATGTGCAAGCCAGGCGAGATATACAGGAGATGGTTTACCAAGAGGAAGTCTATTGCTTTCCTCACGTGTGTGTGGATCGTTGTTGCTTGCTACGTTGCCGTTCCGCTGTTTGCAGGTTTTCAAAGGCACCATTTCATTCCAGGTTATGCACAGTGTTCCCTTGAACATCACAGCTATGCTGGGAAAATGATTCATTACTGCATTGTCCTCGTTCTCTTCTTTCTGACACCTCTGATAACAACTGTTTTCTGTTACCGAAAAGTCTCGAAGGTGATACACCAGCACAACGAAAATACTTCAACTAATATTCAGCAAGGCGTTAACAATGGTATCAGCAGGCACGAAATTAAAATCAGTAAATCCCTCTTTGCAGTCGTGTTTGCCTTCATGATATGTTGGGCACCGCTTTGGATAATTGTAATTTTACGGCGTTTCTTCCTCGTGGACAAAATGCCTCGAAATGTCGAACTCCTGTGTATGTTTCTCCTCTCTTTCTCGAACGCAATAAACCCTTTCGTGTATGCAGGAATGAATTCCGCTTTCAGACGAGAATTTCGCGAGCTACTCCTCTGCAAGAGAAGGGGCAAACACAGAAGAGGTGTACCGGAACAACAACGTATCAGATAA
- the LOC138013618 gene encoding 3'-5' exoribonuclease HELZ2-like, with translation MIISSCDFNQDCIVDECGICKEPESLVPITCSGVRQLQPVIQDHVVLALSVFVFDRQEGICEFPSKQFYDDDGKLQTAEVVKALDPSPFTFCPAMVHQRREIPIVFYHVERQEESSPSATSESNEESKWNMKEVQKAVFVDRHIANQYRTQVRMSDVVILSPYREQRGSEWDNVIISLVRSMEKDEIDLEPTQSWLQEIRIAIK, from the exons ATGATAATATCCTCGTGTGATTTTAACCAAGACTGCATTGTTGATGAATGTGGCATATGCAAGGAGCCTGAATCCCTCGTTCCCATCACGTGCTCAGGAGTGCGACAACTGCAGCCAGTCATTCAGGATCACGTGGTACTTGCTTTGAGTGTGTTCGTGTTTGACAGGCAGGAGG GTATTTGCGAATTTCCGTCCAAGCAATTCTACGATGACGATGGAAAACTTCAGACAGCTGAGGTGGTAAAAGCACTTGATCCCAGCCCGTTCACTTTTTGCCCCGCGATGGTTCACCAGCGACGCGAAATTCCTATTGTATTCTACCACGTAGAACGACAGGAAGAATCCTCACCTAGTGCAACCTCAGAGAGCAACGAAGAATCCAAATGGAACATGAAGGAAGTTCAAAAAGCG GTTTTCGTAGATAGACATATTGCCAATCAGTACAGGACACAAGTGCGCATGTCGGATGTCGTCATACTGTCTCCATACAGAGAACAGCGAG GAAGCGAATGGGATAACGTCATAATCTCTCTGGTTCGATCAATGGAGAAAGACGAAATCGATCTAGAACCGACTCAAAGCTGGCTCCAGGAGATCAGAATCGCgataaagtaa